The genomic stretch CGACTCGGCTGACTTTATCAACCGCGGCAGGGCGCGGGTGGGCTGGTGCTCGGCGTCCAAGAGGTCCTTCAGCTCGGTGACGAGGAGCGGATGCAACATATTCAGAGCCGCCATGAGGTCCCTCCTTTGTGCGACCCGTGAGCGAAGCACCTCGAGACCAGCACGTAGCCGCCTCTGCGGCGCAATCGATCGGCTGGGCCGTCCGTGGATAGAAATGCTCCCATCGTTGATTGAAGCAACGGGCGTGCCGATCCAAGCGCGGGGCCAGCCTGGGAACCGAGAGCGAGTGAGGGGGGCGAGCGCCAAAGTGTGTCAAAAGACATCATTGGCGCAAGGCGGACTGTTTTCTACCAAGACACATACGCTCCAGCAGATAGCCGTGCGATTTGGGGACTCGCCTTCCGGCCACTCCACGCGAACGACCGTGACTGGTACCGCCTTTGCGTCGAGGCGTTCGAGGAGCTGCCTCGTGGCGCCACGTGCGTAACGAAAACACGGGGTCCGTCTGACGTTGGCCATTGGTGGCAGAGCTTATGAGCAAGCGCATCAACGTGAACCCGGATCGCTATAAGGTGGCCGGCCGCGAGCGGCAAGGCGAGGACGTGGTGCATCGCGTCGAGAAGCAGGAGATCACGCGCCTTCGCCACGAGGAGCGAGGGCCCGCCGGCGAGCGGCAGCGCACCGGGCCGCAAGGCCGGTCCCATACAGCCGCGCAGTCTGGCGCTCGCGCCACGCAGACCGGCATCAGTAACCGTCAACCGGCCGAAGTCGAAGCGCGCCGGCGCGAACCGCGCCGCTCCGCTGTCGATGCGAGCTCTCCGCCGCCGGAGGACGCGGCTGGAGGACGCGGCGAGCAGCCACTCGAAGACCTGCGCGACCGCCACACGTCGCACAAGGCGGGCAGCCGGTCGATTGCACAGAAGGAAGCTGGGGCCCGCTATCCGGACCGCTCCATGCCGGCTTCGCGGAAGGTGTCTGGCGCCTTCGGACGGGAGCCGAGAACAGGGCCGGCGGGCGAGACACCACCGCGGCGCAGACGCCGTCGTTGAACAGGGATCATCCTCGAAGGGAGGGCACTCCCATGAAGCCTGCGGGAGGATTTCATGGCTCGAGCCATCTGGACGGGGGGCCATCTCGTTTGGCCTGGTGAACATTCCCGTGCAGGTGCACACCGCGGTGCGGGATAGTCGTCCACGCTTCCGGATGCTGCACGCAAGAGACCGATCGCCCATTAGCTTCGAGCGTGTGTGTCAGAAAGAAGGCAAAAGGGTGGATGTGGTGGATCCCTACGCGCCAGGTCGAGAGCCCTTCGCCAATCGCCGCGAAGCAGGCGCGCTGCTGGCCAAGCGGCTCGGGCACTACAAGAACCGAACGGATGTCGTTGTGCTGGCGCTGTTGAGGGGCGGCGTTCCGGTCGGGTTCGAGGTTGCTCGTGAGCTGGGTGCGCCGCTCGATGTGTTCTTCGTCAGAAAGCTGGGCCTGCCGGGCCATGGCGAATTGGCCATGGGAGCAATCGCGTCTGGCGGTGTTCGTGTGCTCAATGAGGATGTCGTGGCGTGGTACAAGATCCCAGCCACGGTCATCGAGCGTGTGGCTCGGGAAGAACAACGCGAGCTCGAAGGGCGTCAGCGCGCTTACCGTGGTGAACGGCCACCCGCGGACCTACGCGGACGGGTCGTGCTGCTCGTCGACGATGGGCTGGCGACTGGCTCGACCA from Luteitalea sp. encodes the following:
- a CDS encoding phosphoribosyltransferase encodes the protein MLHARDRSPISFERVCQKEGKRVDVVDPYAPGREPFANRREAGALLAKRLGHYKNRTDVVVLALLRGGVPVGFEVARELGAPLDVFFVRKLGLPGHGELAMGAIASGGVRVLNEDVVAWYKIPATVIERVAREEQRELEGRQRAYRGERPPADLRGRVVLLVDDGLATGSTMKAAVQAAQAHAPSRTVVAVPVGARDTCRELGDLADEVVCAHTPETFAAVGQSYRDFAQIGDSEIRELLRESAETAARAR